In Tenebrio molitor chromosome 6, icTenMoli1.1, whole genome shotgun sequence, one genomic interval encodes:
- the LOC138132788 gene encoding protein mab-21-like gives MLVPPDMLAAQSKMLYQINKYYGERVQTRMATIAKTIREVCKVVQDVLKEVEVQEPRFISSLTECNGRYEGLEVISPNEFEVVLYLNQMGVFNFVDDGTLPGCAVLKLSDGRKRSMSLWVEFITASGYLSARKIRSRFQTLVAQACDKCSYRDSVKMIADTTEVKLRIRERFIVQITPAFKCSGVWPRSAAHWPIPHVPWPHPNLVAEVKTEGFDLLSKESVAIQGKQSAMEGDAWVLSFLEAENRLLQGGCRRRCLSILKTLRDRHLDLPGNPVSSYHLKTLLLYECEKHPRESEWDEACIGDRINGIFLQLISCLQCRRCPHYFLPNLDLFKGKSPSALENAAKQVWRLTREMLTNTRCLEKL, from the coding sequence ATGTTGGTGCCGCCGGACATGCTAGCCGCTCAATCGAAGATGCTCtaccaaataaacaaatactACGGGGAGAGGGTGCAGACGCGGATGGCCACCATCGCCAAGACCATCCGCGAGGTGTGCAAAGTGGTGCAGGACGTGCTGAAAGAGGTGGAAGTGCAAGAGCCGCGCTTCATCTCGTCGCTGACCGAGTGCAACGGTCGTTACGAGGGCCTGGAGGTGATCTCCCCGAACGAGTTCGAAGTGGTGCTCTACCTGAACCAGATGGGCGTGTTCAACTTCGTCGACGACGGCACCCTGCCCGGGTGCGCCGTCTTGAAGTTGAGCGACGGCCGCAAGCGCTCCATGTCCTTGTGGGTCGAGTTCATCACCGCCTCCGGATACCTCTCGGCGAGGAAGATCCGCTCCAGGTTCCAGACCCTGGTGGCGCAAGCCTGTGATAAGTGCTCCTACAGAGACTCGGTCAAGATGATCGCCGACACCACCGAAGTGAAACTCCGCATCCGCGAGCGCTTCATCGTCCAGATCACTCCCGCCTTCAAGTGCTCGGGAGTGTGGCCCCGCTCGGCGGCGCACTGGCCCATCCCGCACGTCCCCTGGCCCCATCCGAACCTCGTCGCCGAAGTCAAGACCGAAGGGTTCGACCTCCTGTCCAAAGAGAGCGTCGCCATCCAAGGCAAACAGTCCGCGATGGAGGGCGACGCTTGGGTCCTGTCGTTCCTCGAGGCGGAAAACCGACTCCTGCAGGGCGGTTGCCGCCGGCGCTGTCTCAGCATCCTGAAGACGCTTCGAGACAGACACCTGGACCTGCCCGGCAACCCCGTCAGCAGCTACCACCTCAAGACACTTCTTCTCTACGAGTGCGAAAAACACCCCCGGGAGAGCGAGTGGGACGAGGCTTGCATCGGCGACCGCATCAACGGCATCTTCCTCCAGCTCATCTCCTGCCTCCAGTGCAGGAGGTGTCCGCACTACTTCCTCCCCAACTTGGACCTGTTCAAGGGCAAGTCGCCCAGCGCTCTGGAGAACGCCGCCAAACAAGTCTGGAGGCTGACGCGCGAAATGCTCACGAACACCAGGTGTTTGGAAAAACTCTAA